One Pseudomonas tolaasii NCPPB 2192 genomic window carries:
- a CDS encoding phage-associated protein, BcepMu gp16 family, translating into MEKRQIQARLIERGSNFRQFALSHGYEVRTVTQVVQRWAGNNKLPRGRLTFQILRDLSRMIGKEILPGILAESAEQNSAPAV; encoded by the coding sequence ATGGAAAAACGCCAGATCCAAGCACGACTGATCGAGCGTGGCAGTAACTTCCGTCAGTTCGCCCTAAGCCATGGCTATGAGGTGCGCACAGTGACGCAAGTGGTTCAGCGTTGGGCGGGAAACAACAAGCTGCCCCGTGGCAGATTGACGTTCCAAATCCTACGAGACCTGTCTCGGATGATCGGCAAAGAAATATTGCCGGGAATCCTCGCGGAAAGCGCCGAGCAAAACTCAGCACCGGCTGTATGA
- a CDS encoding helix-turn-helix domain-containing protein, whose protein sequence is MSIATRLRSVIDDRGMSIKEASEVVGIPYRTLQNYLLGEREPNAKAMAAIRTHLGISLDWLLTGEGSMCLGVSAESSDARTVNQQEEAILELFRSLGEAGKREIQSAAEEKKRLMDVEQRLKDLTEALADTKRPA, encoded by the coding sequence ATGAGTATAGCCACTCGCCTGCGCAGCGTTATCGACGACAGAGGCATGTCTATTAAGGAGGCCTCAGAGGTAGTGGGGATCCCATACAGGACGCTCCAAAACTACCTTCTGGGTGAGCGGGAGCCTAACGCGAAGGCCATGGCTGCCATTCGCACTCATTTGGGTATAAGCCTGGATTGGTTGCTGACAGGCGAAGGCTCTATGTGTCTGGGTGTTTCGGCCGAATCATCGGATGCGCGGACCGTTAATCAGCAGGAGGAGGCCATCCTTGAGCTGTTCCGCTCGCTTGGAGAGGCAGGTAAGCGGGAGATACAGAGCGCTGCTGAGGAAAAGAAACGCTTAATGGATGTCGAGCAGCGCCTCAAGGATTTGACTGAAGCCCTTGCCGATACCAAACGGCCAGCATAA
- a CDS encoding nucleoid-associated protein yields MGDGRDKAVAAADVKLENEIMNVIVHSLNKVDGGFVIDGRKEVLEVGETIQRLIDQLAKIYAAKTGKSHGRFEDDVDNYPVSKFLEAYYTVGDSDFVATTLQMTENLKMSAQGTASTGGHVFFAHFKRAADQSHYLIVAILNDELGAALNKSKEVVDALHLDIKGFRLAGRVNLTTWADGGDKYLSFIKGRGQDKVSEFFKLFLGCNNSVAAVLETQKLSTALESFALSKEMDEESREEFLQNAYTVCKRYADKDTPFELEAFANELWPEAPQELSDSFEASGLDISDGFIPDKRSLRSLVKFSGATKNWRIMFDRAALSNDEIEFNIETETLVIKKLPEELLARLRVEVSQDGEED; encoded by the coding sequence ATGGGAGATGGACGTGATAAGGCCGTTGCGGCGGCAGATGTTAAATTAGAAAACGAGATAATGAATGTTATTGTTCATAGTCTTAATAAAGTAGATGGTGGGTTCGTAATTGATGGGCGAAAGGAGGTTTTGGAGGTTGGTGAAACTATTCAGCGCCTGATAGACCAGTTGGCTAAGATATATGCAGCAAAAACAGGGAAGTCGCATGGTCGATTTGAGGATGATGTAGATAATTATCCTGTCTCCAAATTTCTGGAAGCCTATTACACGGTAGGCGATAGTGACTTCGTAGCTACCACTTTGCAGATGACTGAAAATCTTAAGATGTCAGCTCAAGGCACAGCTTCGACTGGCGGGCACGTCTTCTTCGCACATTTCAAAAGAGCGGCAGATCAATCGCACTACCTTATCGTGGCTATCCTCAATGATGAGCTGGGTGCAGCTTTAAATAAATCTAAAGAGGTTGTAGATGCGCTGCATCTTGATATTAAGGGGTTCCGCCTGGCAGGTCGAGTTAATCTAACAACTTGGGCTGATGGTGGTGATAAGTATCTGAGTTTTATCAAGGGGCGCGGTCAGGATAAAGTGTCCGAGTTTTTTAAGTTGTTTCTCGGTTGTAATAACTCCGTTGCAGCTGTGTTGGAAACGCAAAAGCTCAGTACCGCCCTTGAATCATTTGCTCTTTCGAAAGAAATGGACGAAGAGTCACGAGAAGAGTTCTTGCAAAATGCTTACACAGTTTGTAAGCGTTATGCAGACAAGGATACCCCTTTTGAGTTAGAAGCTTTTGCAAACGAGCTTTGGCCCGAAGCTCCTCAGGAGCTTAGCGACTCCTTTGAAGCATCGGGTCTAGATATTTCTGATGGTTTTATACCCGATAAACGCTCTCTTCGTAGCCTCGTGAAATTCAGCGGAGCGACTAAGAACTGGCGAATAATGTTTGATCGAGCAGCCTTGAGTAATGATGAGATAGAGTTTAATATTGAGACTGAAACTTTGGTAATTAAAAAGTTGCCAGAAGAATTGCTTGCTCGTCTTAGAGTGGAAGTTAGTCAAGATGGCGAAGAGGATTAA